The Methanobacterium sp. BAmetb5 genome includes a region encoding these proteins:
- the tfe gene encoding transcription factor E — protein MLADPNVQEILIDVTKDDENSIPIIQCLLNGKTTDEEIAEETEIRLNIVRRILYKLYDAGVASYKRSKDPETQWYTYSWKFEEDKISEIISDKVEKFSQELHQSLEYEEDNMFFVCPNGCRYNFEEASERNFICPDCNTNMEFQDNSSIIMELKELQERMS, from the coding sequence TGTTACTAAAGATGATGAGAATAGCATCCCCATTATTCAATGTCTATTGAATGGTAAAACCACCGATGAGGAAATTGCTGAAGAAACTGAAATCAGACTTAACATTGTGAGAAGAATACTTTATAAGTTATATGATGCCGGCGTGGCCAGCTACAAGAGAAGTAAAGACCCTGAAACCCAGTGGTATACTTACAGCTGGAAATTTGAGGAAGATAAAATCTCGGAAATCATATCAGATAAGGTTGAAAAGTTCTCCCAGGAACTTCACCAGTCACTGGAATACGAAGAAGACAACATGTTTTTTGTCTGTCCCAATGGTTGTCGCTATAATTTTGAAGAGGCATCAGAAAGAAACTTCATATGCCCGGACTGCAACACCAACATGGAGTTCCAGGATAATTCATCAATAATTATGGAATTAAAGGAATTACAGGAAAGGATGAGCTAA